The following coding sequences are from one Magnetococcales bacterium window:
- a CDS encoding glycosyltransferase family 2 protein: MSTPLTSILVPVFNQTPLLAYLWESLQRHTAHLPWELILVDNASREEGMPQLLQTLAGQERVKVIRNAENRGFGKANNQALAASEGEFLFLINTDMFPAGPWLEFLLGRMTAEPGCGAVQGRILLPGEGEAAADWRVQTCGARFGADGLPLYHLPGFHREAPEVNRSLRLEAFMGTGVLLRRRAVEEVGFFDEEYDLVFMEDTDLSLRLSQAGYDCWYEPHALFIHMHSASMPHLSQEEYDRSRHGNRELFRRKWPVERIREILLARGFVPAGFPAGEG, encoded by the coding sequence ATGAGTACGCCCCTGACCTCCATTTTGGTGCCGGTGTTCAATCAGACCCCGCTTCTGGCCTATCTGTGGGAGAGTCTGCAGCGCCACACCGCCCATTTACCCTGGGAGTTGATCCTGGTGGACAACGCCTCTCGCGAGGAGGGCATGCCGCAACTTCTGCAAACGCTTGCGGGGCAGGAACGGGTCAAGGTGATCCGCAACGCCGAAAACCGGGGCTTCGGCAAGGCCAACAATCAGGCACTGGCGGCGAGTGAGGGGGAGTTTCTCTTTCTGATCAATACCGATATGTTCCCCGCCGGACCGTGGCTGGAGTTCCTCCTGGGGCGCATGACCGCGGAGCCGGGCTGCGGGGCGGTTCAGGGGCGCATTCTGTTGCCCGGTGAGGGCGAGGCGGCTGCCGACTGGCGCGTGCAGACCTGCGGCGCCCGGTTCGGCGCCGACGGCCTGCCCCTCTATCACCTGCCCGGTTTCCACCGGGAAGCGCCGGAGGTCAACCGCTCCTTGCGTCTGGAGGCCTTCATGGGCACCGGCGTGCTGTTGCGCCGCCGGGCGGTGGAGGAGGTCGGTTTCTTCGATGAGGAATACGACCTGGTCTTCATGGAGGATACCGACCTCTCCCTGCGTTTGAGCCAGGCCGGCTATGACTGCTGGTACGAACCGCACGCTCTTTTCATCCACATGCATTCCGCCTCCATGCCCCACCTCTCCCAGGAAGAGTACGACCGCTCCCGCCATGGCAACCGGGAGCTGTTCCGGCGCAAATGGCCCGTGGAGCGCATTCGGGAGATCCTGCTGGCTCGGGGTTTCGTTCCCGCGGGGTTCCCTGCCGGAGAGGGGTGA
- a CDS encoding N-acetylglutaminylglutamine amidotransferase, which translates to MCGLCGEIRFDGQRVEGEPLQRMMASMISRGPDQHGLHLNGPVGFGHRRLKILDLSDRAGQPMIDPESGHVLVFNGCIYNFEALRQELEAKGHRFLTSGDTEVILKAYREWGWQAVSRFLGMFAFALWDADTGEVVLARDRLGIKPLYLARSAGRLRFASTLPALLAAGGVDTRLDKQALHHYLTLHSVVPPPHTLLAGVSKLPPATVRIVQPDGAIRDHLYWSLRIGGEVEEREPSFEAWQERVLAALRLAVKRRLVADVPVGVLLSGGLDSSLIVALLAEAGQGRAGLETFSVGFEAVGAKEGDEFRYSDRVAAHFGTRHHRLPIATSEMLQALPRAIGAMSEPMTSHDNVGFFLLSREVSRHVKVVQSGQGADEVFAGYFWHPPMRESRTPLQDYIRLYFDRSHEEIAKVLQPDWVERDYTLERVENHFAGLTGCGPLDKVLHFDTAVILVDDPVKRLDNMTMAWGLEARVPFLDHELVELAGRIPARFKAGERGKWLLKEAARTLLPAEVIDRPKGYFPVPALEDLQGEVLLRVREVLTSERARQRELFRPSHVERLLAEPLAHHTPLKGSKLWQLALLEWWLQDKGV; encoded by the coding sequence ATGTGCGGTTTGTGCGGGGAAATACGTTTCGACGGGCAGCGGGTGGAGGGGGAACCCCTGCAACGCATGATGGCCTCCATGATCTCGCGGGGACCGGACCAGCACGGTCTGCATCTGAACGGCCCGGTGGGTTTCGGCCATCGCCGCCTGAAGATCCTCGATCTGTCGGATCGGGCCGGGCAGCCCATGATCGATCCGGAAAGCGGCCATGTGCTGGTCTTCAACGGCTGCATCTACAATTTCGAAGCCCTGCGGCAGGAGCTGGAGGCCAAAGGACACCGCTTCCTGACCAGCGGGGACACGGAAGTCATTCTCAAGGCCTACCGGGAGTGGGGCTGGCAGGCGGTGAGCCGTTTTCTGGGCATGTTCGCCTTCGCCTTGTGGGACGCTGACACGGGTGAGGTGGTGCTGGCCCGTGACCGATTGGGCATCAAGCCGCTCTATCTGGCCCGCAGCGCGGGACGGCTGCGTTTCGCCTCCACCCTGCCCGCGCTGCTGGCTGCCGGCGGGGTGGACACCCGCCTCGACAAACAGGCGTTGCACCACTATCTGACCCTGCATTCGGTGGTTCCGCCGCCGCACACCCTGCTGGCGGGGGTGAGCAAACTGCCGCCTGCCACGGTGCGCATCGTGCAACCGGACGGAGCCATTCGGGATCACCTCTACTGGTCTTTGCGGATCGGGGGCGAAGTCGAGGAGAGGGAACCCTCCTTCGAAGCGTGGCAGGAGCGGGTGCTGGCCGCGTTGCGCCTGGCGGTCAAACGCCGCCTGGTGGCGGATGTCCCGGTGGGGGTGCTGCTTTCGGGGGGGCTCGATTCCAGCCTGATCGTGGCTCTGCTCGCCGAGGCGGGACAGGGGCGGGCCGGGCTGGAGACCTTTTCCGTCGGTTTCGAGGCGGTGGGGGCCAAGGAGGGGGACGAGTTCCGCTACTCCGATCGGGTGGCCGCCCATTTCGGCACGCGACACCATCGCCTCCCCATCGCCACCTCCGAGATGCTGCAGGCCCTGCCCCGGGCTATCGGGGCCATGTCGGAACCGATGACCAGTCACGACAACGTGGGCTTTTTCCTGCTCTCCCGGGAGGTTTCCCGCCACGTCAAGGTGGTGCAGAGCGGGCAGGGGGCCGATGAGGTCTTCGCGGGCTACTTCTGGCATCCGCCCATGCGGGAGAGCCGGACACCCCTGCAGGATTACATCCGTCTCTATTTCGACCGCAGCCACGAGGAGATCGCCAAGGTGTTGCAACCCGACTGGGTGGAGCGGGACTACACCCTGGAAAGGGTGGAAAACCACTTTGCCGGCCTGACGGGCTGTGGTCCTCTGGACAAGGTGCTGCATTTCGACACCGCCGTCATTCTGGTGGACGATCCGGTGAAACGGCTGGACAACATGACCATGGCCTGGGGTCTGGAGGCGCGGGTGCCCTTCCTGGATCACGAGCTGGTGGAGCTGGCAGGACGCATTCCCGCCCGCTTCAAGGCGGGGGAGAGGGGCAAGTGGCTGTTGAAGGAAGCGGCGCGGACCCTGCTCCCGGCGGAGGTCATCGATCGGCCCAAGGGCTATTTCCCGGTACCCGCTCTGGAAGATCTCCAGGGTGAGGTTCTGCTCCGGGTGCGGGAGGTGTTGACTTCGGAGCGCGCCCGGCAACGGGAGCTGTTCCGCCCCTCCCACGTGGAACGTCTCCTGGCCGAGCCGCTGGCCCACCATACCCCGTTGAAGGGCTCCAAACTCTGGCAACTGGCCCTGCTGGAGTGGTGGTTGCAGGACAAGGGGGTTTAG
- a CDS encoding PAS domain S-box protein, with protein MTSATRSRLALSLRNQLILGVALVHAVLMTVFVFDLVERQREFLHIQGEKQAVSLSQTLAANSISWVLANDVIGLEEVLNALKNYPELRYAMVLSPLGKVLGHTERHLNGKFVVDPVSRRLTDHLPATAILVSDHQLLDVAAPILLQGELIGWARIGLGQLDNQAGLQLVTRKGLIYTLIAILIGAVFATLLSRGFTRRLNTLLEVVDAVRDGRRDLRAPENRNDELGRLADGFNRMLDALLKEEQALLQAHFRLSESRVQSEEITLQLRQSYESLQQERNKLHTIIHSIREGIVVTNFQGDIVLINPATEGLLQKNRDLIEADGFFNLADDATFMHTCLESGDDDLSHTLRYKGKDLHFFASTFREGGRAIGSLALIRDITEERKLKEQLHEIIAKAPFGIVVADDQEIIRVFNPKSSHLFGYETEEILGKPLTDLLSPTFRRRQEVELRHRFARGTDQAPKTLYFESEATHRDGSTFPIRMALNPMMLDGRDAMVCMIADMTEEKLLIDDLIRSEKMAGLGSMVAGVAHEINTPVGIGVTAVSELKERTQQFVSVLKSEGISEEELKEYLSSTTRLITLIQGNLERAADLVRSFKSVAVDQSSERLRTFRLREYVESTVLTMHHEFKNTKLSVLVQCEETLEIHSYPGVFSQIVINLFSNSLIHGFDPGEEGMIRIQMTVEGKHLRFTYQDDGHGMTEETCRRVFEPFYTTRRDRGGSGLGMHIVYNLVTQTLNGTISCQSSPGHGVNIVITMPLATPEGTQNPDDSPM; from the coding sequence ATGACCTCCGCCACCCGTTCCCGCCTCGCTCTCTCCCTGCGCAATCAACTGATACTGGGCGTCGCCCTGGTGCATGCCGTGCTGATGACCGTGTTCGTCTTCGACCTGGTGGAGAGACAACGGGAATTTCTTCACATTCAGGGGGAAAAACAGGCCGTCAGTCTGAGTCAAACCCTGGCGGCAAACAGCATCTCCTGGGTACTCGCCAACGACGTGATCGGCCTGGAGGAGGTACTGAACGCCCTGAAAAACTATCCTGAACTGCGATACGCCATGGTGCTCTCTCCCCTGGGCAAGGTCCTGGGACACACCGAACGCCACCTGAACGGAAAATTCGTGGTGGACCCGGTCAGTCGCCGTTTGACCGATCACTTGCCCGCCACCGCCATTCTGGTTTCCGACCATCAGCTGCTTGATGTCGCCGCCCCCATCCTGCTCCAGGGAGAATTGATCGGTTGGGCCCGCATCGGTCTCGGTCAACTCGACAACCAGGCGGGATTGCAGCTCGTCACCCGGAAGGGTCTGATCTATACGCTCATCGCCATCCTGATCGGCGCCGTCTTCGCCACGCTGCTGTCACGAGGCTTCACCCGAAGACTGAACACCTTGCTGGAAGTGGTCGACGCCGTCCGGGACGGGCGGCGCGACCTGCGCGCCCCCGAAAACCGCAACGATGAGTTGGGACGCCTGGCCGATGGTTTCAACCGCATGCTGGATGCCCTCCTGAAAGAGGAACAGGCCCTGCTCCAGGCCCACTTCCGACTCTCGGAATCCCGAGTGCAATCCGAGGAGATCACCCTTCAGTTGCGTCAGAGCTACGAGAGCCTCCAGCAGGAACGCAACAAGCTGCACACCATTATTCACAGCATCCGCGAAGGCATCGTGGTCACCAACTTCCAGGGCGACATCGTGCTGATCAATCCGGCCACGGAAGGCCTGTTGCAGAAAAATCGCGATCTGATCGAAGCCGATGGTTTCTTCAACCTGGCCGATGACGCAACCTTCATGCACACCTGCCTGGAAAGCGGCGACGACGACCTTTCCCATACCCTGCGCTACAAGGGCAAGGATCTGCACTTTTTCGCTTCCACCTTCCGGGAAGGGGGACGCGCCATCGGTTCCCTCGCCCTGATCCGTGACATCACCGAGGAGAGAAAACTGAAGGAGCAGTTGCATGAAATCATCGCCAAAGCCCCCTTCGGCATCGTGGTAGCCGATGATCAGGAGATCATTCGCGTCTTCAATCCCAAATCATCTCATCTCTTCGGCTATGAGACCGAGGAGATCCTCGGAAAACCCCTGACCGATCTGCTCTCCCCCACCTTCCGCCGACGCCAGGAAGTGGAATTGCGCCACCGCTTTGCTCGCGGTACGGATCAGGCCCCGAAAACGCTCTACTTCGAATCCGAAGCCACGCACCGGGATGGCTCCACCTTCCCCATCCGCATGGCCCTCAACCCGATGATGCTGGACGGACGCGACGCCATGGTCTGCATGATCGCCGACATGACCGAGGAGAAGCTGCTGATCGACGATCTGATCCGCTCGGAAAAGATGGCCGGATTGGGCAGCATGGTGGCGGGGGTGGCTCATGAAATCAACACACCGGTCGGCATCGGCGTCACCGCCGTTTCCGAATTGAAGGAAAGAACACAACAATTTGTCAGTGTATTAAAATCAGAAGGCATCAGCGAGGAAGAATTAAAAGAGTATTTATCATCCACAACACGCCTGATCACCCTGATACAAGGCAATCTGGAACGGGCTGCGGATCTGGTGCGCAGCTTCAAATCCGTGGCTGTGGATCAGTCCAGCGAACGACTGCGCACTTTCCGCCTGAGAGAGTATGTGGAATCCACGGTGCTGACCATGCACCACGAATTCAAGAACACCAAACTGTCCGTCCTCGTCCAGTGTGAGGAGACCCTGGAGATTCACAGTTATCCCGGTGTCTTCTCCCAAATTGTGATCAATCTGTTCAGCAACTCCCTGATACACGGCTTCGATCCGGGAGAGGAGGGGATGATCCGCATACAGATGACCGTGGAGGGTAAACATCTGCGCTTCACCTACCAGGATGACGGTCACGGCATGACGGAAGAGACCTGCCGCCGGGTCTTCGAACCGTTCTACACCACCCGCCGGGACCGGGGAGGCAGCGGGCTCGGCATGCACATCGTCTACAATCTGGTCACCCAGACCCTCAATGGCACCATCTCCTGCCAGAGCAGCCCGGGACACGGTGTGAACATCGTGATCACCATGCCGCTGGCCACGCCGGAAGGAACGCAAAACCCGGATGATTCCCCGATGTGA
- a CDS encoding phosphate/phosphite/phosphonate ABC transporter substrate-binding protein, whose product MDAWLLQSVVPLPRPTAGKRRSRQTLGWLAWLCLLLPGCQADEQAEYRPRYADQAVEQNSVYLFGVHPLHNPERLFAIYQPLVNYINRQLQGVQLKLEASRNYASYEEKLYSGHYHLALPNPFQTINALEKGYRVFGKMGDDHNFRGILLVRRDSGIREVADLKGKAVSYPAPTALAATMLPQWFLHSQGLNVTTDIENRYVGSQESSIMNVFLGHTAAGATWPPPWKAFSRERPELAEQLEVKWQTDSLPNNGLVARKELPPDLVRQVAHIFFALHTHPEGEAILAPMALSRFEEADNETYAPVKAFIALFEQQVRPVREKP is encoded by the coding sequence ATGGATGCATGGCTTTTGCAAAGCGTCGTACCGCTACCCCGGCCAACGGCAGGGAAGAGACGGTCCCGCCAGACCCTGGGATGGTTGGCATGGCTCTGCCTCCTGCTGCCCGGATGCCAGGCCGATGAACAGGCCGAATACCGACCCCGCTATGCCGACCAGGCCGTCGAACAAAATTCCGTTTACCTTTTCGGCGTTCACCCCCTGCACAATCCGGAACGTCTCTTCGCGATTTATCAACCTCTGGTAAATTATATCAACCGCCAGTTGCAAGGCGTCCAGTTGAAATTGGAAGCCTCCCGCAACTATGCCTCCTATGAGGAAAAGCTTTACTCCGGACACTATCACCTGGCCCTGCCCAACCCCTTCCAGACCATCAACGCCCTGGAGAAGGGTTACCGGGTCTTCGGCAAGATGGGGGACGACCACAACTTTCGCGGCATCCTCCTGGTTCGCCGCGACAGCGGCATTCGGGAAGTCGCCGACCTGAAGGGAAAAGCGGTCAGCTATCCGGCGCCCACCGCCCTGGCCGCCACCATGCTGCCCCAGTGGTTCCTGCACTCCCAGGGGCTGAACGTGACCACCGATATCGAGAATCGCTATGTGGGTTCCCAAGAGTCCTCGATCATGAATGTCTTTCTGGGACACACCGCCGCCGGCGCCACCTGGCCTCCCCCCTGGAAAGCCTTCAGCAGGGAGAGACCCGAGCTGGCCGAACAGTTGGAAGTGAAATGGCAGACCGACAGCCTGCCCAACAACGGACTCGTGGCCCGTAAAGAGCTACCTCCGGATCTGGTGCGGCAGGTGGCCCACATCTTTTTCGCACTGCATACCCATCCCGAAGGAGAGGCCATCCTCGCCCCCATGGCCCTCAGCCGTTTCGAGGAGGCCGACAACGAGACCTATGCCCCGGTGAAAGCCTTTATCGCCCTCTTCGAGCAGCAGGTGCGACCCGTCCGGGAAAAACCATGA
- a CDS encoding ParB/Srx family N-terminal domain-containing protein, with translation MKNCKHTLEKGDIFCMPVASGRPTQFAVGMVSVDCKRKTLEALHLKGTLEDELCEEGNLVPVVIGPGKVFYLADHHHLCTALYRSEVIPEESKYVFAYVVDDWSVLEPDQFWQSMIEGHLCWLWDEKGNGPLNPGLLPHHVNGLLNDPYRTMARWVRDLGCYTKDVLKTRHRPMCQEEKYLPEKQAKAFFIEFRWANFLRQNVHLKLHRPDFSLTCRSMPYSGLYLKREGEELIKAFDIVVDLIGCHQLQEVTYDREGCLEKS, from the coding sequence ATGAAGAATTGCAAGCATACCCTGGAAAAGGGGGATATCTTCTGCATGCCGGTCGCTTCCGGGCGACCGACCCAGTTTGCCGTGGGTATGGTATCGGTGGACTGCAAACGCAAAACCCTGGAAGCGCTCCACCTCAAGGGCACCCTGGAAGACGAACTCTGCGAGGAAGGCAATCTGGTGCCGGTGGTGATCGGACCGGGAAAGGTCTTCTACCTGGCGGATCATCACCATTTGTGCACGGCTCTGTATCGTTCTGAGGTCATTCCGGAAGAGTCCAAATATGTCTTCGCCTATGTGGTGGACGATTGGTCGGTGTTGGAGCCGGATCAGTTCTGGCAATCGATGATCGAGGGCCATTTGTGCTGGTTGTGGGACGAAAAGGGCAACGGTCCGCTCAACCCCGGACTGTTGCCCCATCACGTCAACGGTCTGCTCAACGACCCGTATCGCACCATGGCGCGCTGGGTGCGTGACTTGGGCTGCTACACCAAGGACGTGTTGAAAACCCGGCATCGCCCCATGTGCCAGGAGGAGAAGTACCTGCCCGAGAAGCAGGCCAAGGCCTTTTTCATCGAGTTCCGCTGGGCCAATTTTCTGCGGCAGAACGTGCATTTGAAGCTGCACCGGCCCGACTTCTCCCTGACCTGTCGTTCCATGCCCTATTCGGGCCTCTATCTCAAGCGGGAGGGCGAGGAGCTGATCAAGGCGTTCGATATCGTGGTGGATCTGATCGGTTGTCACCAGTTGCAGGAGGTGACCTATGACCGGGAGGGGTGTCTGGAGAAGAGTTGA